The following coding sequences are from one Chloroflexota bacterium window:
- a CDS encoding biotin--[acetyl-CoA-carboxylase] ligase, protein MNQTSLETILADLPLGGIRYVDSIGSTNDEAARWASEGAADCSLVVADEQTAGRGRGSRRWFTPPGAALAFGLILRPDYPELRDQLTRLNGLGALAVCQTLQKTYQLPAQIKWPNDVLLNRRKVAGVLPESKWLGDQLSTVVLGIGVNIAAAAIPPADWAGHHAHSFPATSVETVLGAAPERGAFLSALLQNLLDWYPRLMSADFLHAWGANLAFRDEWVQIITSEAEALDARLIHLNPDGSLRVEFRSGEQANLRAGEIHLRPVDSSLK, encoded by the coding sequence CGGCTCGACGAATGATGAAGCCGCGCGCTGGGCCAGTGAGGGCGCTGCGGATTGTTCGTTGGTCGTTGCCGATGAGCAAACTGCTGGACGCGGGCGCGGGTCTCGGCGCTGGTTCACCCCGCCGGGCGCGGCGCTGGCCTTCGGCCTGATTCTACGCCCCGATTACCCTGAATTGCGCGATCAACTTACGCGGCTCAACGGATTGGGCGCGCTGGCTGTCTGCCAGACCTTGCAGAAAACCTATCAACTTCCTGCGCAGATCAAGTGGCCTAACGATGTTCTGCTCAACCGGCGCAAGGTGGCCGGTGTGCTGCCTGAATCGAAATGGCTGGGCGATCAACTCTCGACAGTAGTGCTGGGAATAGGTGTCAATATTGCCGCCGCGGCGATTCCCCCCGCAGATTGGGCCGGGCATCATGCTCATTCCTTCCCGGCAACCAGCGTGGAGACGGTTTTAGGCGCTGCGCCAGAACGGGGTGCATTTTTAAGCGCGCTTTTACAGAATTTACTGGATTGGTATCCTCGCTTGATGAGCGCGGATTTTCTCCACGCCTGGGGCGCGAACCTGGCTTTTCGGGACGAGTGGGTGCAGATCATCACCTCGGAGGCGGAAGCGCTGGATGCCCGCCTCATCCACCTGAACCCGGATGGCTCCCTGCGGGTTGAGTTCCGCTCTGGGGAGCAGGCCAATCTTCGGGCAGGAGAAATCCATCTGCGCCCGGTTGACAGT